In a genomic window of Streptomyces roseoviridis:
- a CDS encoding GNAT family protein: protein MTKIADRVRIRPGTPADAAALADALLRNRTYLGPWEPRWGETYYTAEGQAARLADGRPRWFAVVDGTPGTGATDGTGATDGTGATDGTGATDGTGATDGGDRAGGAVGAGEGADGGAAREVIVGSVTLSGIALGPFRSAALGYWVAEDHAGRGLATALVEEACRAAREELGLHRIEAGTLPHNHASQRVLAKCGFERIGTAPRYLHIDGDWRDHHLFQRVLHDDPPPAF, encoded by the coding sequence ATGACCAAGATCGCCGACCGTGTCCGGATCCGGCCGGGCACCCCCGCCGACGCCGCCGCCCTCGCCGACGCACTGCTGCGCAACCGGACGTACCTGGGGCCCTGGGAACCCCGCTGGGGCGAGACCTACTACACGGCCGAGGGGCAGGCGGCCCGGCTCGCTGACGGGCGCCCGCGGTGGTTCGCCGTGGTCGACGGGACGCCCGGAACCGGCGCGACGGACGGAACCGGCGCGACGGACGGAACCGGTGCGACGGACGGAACCGGTGCGACGGACGGAACCGGTGCGACGGACGGGGGCGACCGGGCAGGCGGCGCCGTCGGGGCGGGGGAGGGAGCGGACGGTGGAGCGGCGCGCGAGGTGATCGTCGGGTCCGTGACGCTCTCCGGGATCGCGCTGGGCCCCTTCCGCAGCGCCGCGCTCGGTTACTGGGTCGCCGAGGACCACGCCGGCCGCGGCCTCGCCACGGCCCTGGTCGAGGAGGCGTGCCGGGCCGCCCGCGAGGAACTCGGCCTGCACCGGATCGAGGCCGGCACCCTGCCGCACAACCACGCCTCCCAGCGGGTCCTCGCCAAGTGCGGCTTCGAACGGATCGGCACCGCGCCCCGCTACCTCCACATCGACGGCGACTGGCGCGACCACCACCTCTTCCAGCGCGTCCTGCACGACGACCCGCCACCGGCCTTCTAG
- a CDS encoding XRE family transcriptional regulator translates to MWQEAVDGIGHMAYLTDASWNLLAHNRHFADMHPGRRVPANTLRWMLLDREARGTSLVDWDTVWAPLVLPQLRAALAARPEDATLRRIEREVRADPALGPMWEACGAHIHPDGDERPLHHALHGPGHVSICAAQPLTAPGARLIIMLFRPGPRKSHPRVPMLRAAGPGDTGG, encoded by the coding sequence GTGTGGCAGGAGGCCGTCGACGGCATCGGCCACATGGCGTACCTGACCGACGCGTCCTGGAACCTGCTCGCCCACAACCGGCACTTCGCCGACATGCACCCGGGGCGCCGCGTCCCCGCGAACACCTTGCGCTGGATGCTCCTCGACAGGGAGGCCCGCGGGACCAGCCTCGTCGACTGGGACACCGTCTGGGCCCCGCTGGTCCTGCCGCAGCTGCGCGCCGCGCTCGCCGCGCGCCCGGAGGACGCGACCCTGCGCCGGATCGAGCGGGAGGTGCGCGCGGACCCGGCCCTCGGCCCGATGTGGGAGGCGTGCGGCGCCCACATCCACCCGGACGGCGACGAACGTCCCCTGCACCACGCCCTGCACGGCCCGGGCCACGTCAGCATCTGCGCCGCCCAGCCGCTCACGGCCCCCGGAGCCCGCCTGATCATCATGCTCTTCCGGCCGGGCCCCCGTAAGTCGCACCCGAGGGTGCCGATGCTGCGGGCGGCGGGCCCGGGAGACACCGGCGGCTAG
- a CDS encoding helix-turn-helix transcriptional regulator has translation MNKTALRALLKERRELIAPEAHGLSRPTGRGRRARGLSQQQVDELTCRAIDTYNRLETGRYPNPPADYLRQVGRLFGLNEQEWVMLCRYAGIGDPPGPLNPSSGLEVPGCGRRPSTASATWRT, from the coding sequence GTGAACAAGACGGCGCTACGGGCCCTCCTGAAGGAACGCCGCGAACTGATCGCCCCCGAGGCCCACGGACTCTCCCGGCCCACCGGCCGCGGCCGGCGCGCCCGCGGTCTGTCGCAGCAGCAGGTCGACGAGCTGACCTGCCGCGCGATCGACACGTACAACCGCCTGGAGACCGGCCGCTACCCGAACCCGCCCGCCGACTACCTGCGGCAGGTCGGCCGCCTCTTCGGGCTCAACGAGCAGGAGTGGGTGATGCTCTGCCGGTACGCGGGGATCGGCGACCCGCCGGGACCGCTCAACCCCTCCTCCGGCCTGGAGGTCCCCGGGTGTGGCAGGAGGCCGTCGACGGCATCGGCCACATGGCGTACCTGA
- a CDS encoding HelD family protein has translation MAAQEAVDTVRDREIGVEQEHLDRVYRRLEEKIHEAEFLMNDAAQRGQVGTPGALAERDAQVFRAGIHLNRLNNEFEDFLFGRIDLLYGKDGKKGPDGAYTSVEPAEDAVRTEDGRQYAEIGETLHIGRIGVLDADYSPLVIDWRAPAAAPFYRSTPVDPGRVVRRRVIRSKGRKVLGVEDDLMRPELEATLDGRELPVIGDGALMAALGQARSHTMRDIVASIQAEQDLVIRAPAASVTYVEGGPGTGKTAVALHRAAYLLYQDRRRYAGGILIVSPTPLLVSYTEGVLPSLGEEGQVAIRALGSLVDGVEADAYDEPAVARVKGSSRMVAVLRKAARGALETPAPRAQLAFDEDDEAPGAPAGTPALLRVVAFGRRLELGADELKRIRHNVLGGTAPVNLLRPRARRLLLDALYAKSGAAGRHSDPELAAELRSSFDEDVSTEDSFLAFLDAWWPELTPRRVLDAMADEKRLGRWARRILNPGEVRRLARSLRRPGLSVHDVALLDELHTLLGTPARPRKKREYDPLDQLTGLEELMPVREETQRERAERLAAERTEYAHVIVDEAQDLTPMQWRMVGRRGRHATWTVVGDPAQSSWSDPDEAAAARDEALGTRPRRRFELTVNYRNPAEIAELAAKVLALAMPGKESPKAVRSTGVEPRFVAVGDKGELAGTVRSEAERLLERVDGTVGVVVAMNRRAEAARWLAGLGDRVVALGSLEAKGLEYDATVVVSPAEIADESPAGLRVLYVALTRSTQALTVVSGDRDLPDADGVPDLLRD, from the coding sequence GTGGCCGCGCAGGAAGCCGTCGACACGGTCAGAGACCGCGAGATCGGTGTCGAACAGGAACATCTGGATCGGGTCTACCGCCGCCTCGAGGAGAAGATCCACGAGGCCGAGTTCCTGATGAACGACGCCGCCCAGCGGGGCCAGGTCGGCACGCCCGGCGCCCTCGCCGAGCGCGACGCCCAGGTCTTCCGTGCCGGCATCCATCTCAACCGGCTCAACAACGAGTTCGAGGACTTCCTCTTCGGCCGGATCGACCTCCTGTACGGCAAGGACGGCAAGAAGGGCCCCGACGGCGCCTACACCTCCGTCGAACCCGCCGAGGACGCCGTACGGACCGAGGACGGCCGGCAGTACGCCGAGATCGGCGAGACCCTGCACATCGGCCGCATCGGCGTCCTCGACGCCGACTACTCCCCGCTGGTCATCGACTGGCGGGCGCCCGCCGCCGCCCCGTTCTACCGCTCCACCCCCGTCGACCCCGGCCGGGTGGTGCGCCGCCGCGTCATCCGCTCCAAGGGCCGCAAGGTCCTCGGCGTCGAGGACGACCTGATGCGCCCCGAGCTGGAGGCCACCCTCGACGGCCGCGAGCTCCCCGTCATCGGCGACGGCGCCCTCATGGCCGCGCTCGGCCAGGCCCGCAGCCACACCATGCGGGACATCGTGGCCTCCATCCAGGCCGAACAGGACCTGGTCATCCGCGCCCCCGCCGCCTCCGTCACCTACGTCGAGGGCGGCCCCGGCACCGGCAAGACCGCCGTCGCCCTGCACCGCGCCGCCTATCTGCTCTACCAGGACCGGCGCCGTTACGCCGGCGGCATCCTCATCGTCTCGCCGACCCCGCTGCTGGTGTCGTACACCGAGGGCGTGCTGCCCTCGCTCGGCGAGGAGGGCCAGGTCGCCATCCGGGCGCTCGGCTCGCTGGTCGACGGGGTCGAGGCCGACGCGTACGACGAGCCCGCCGTCGCCCGGGTCAAGGGCTCCTCCCGGATGGTCGCCGTGCTGCGCAAGGCCGCCCGCGGCGCCCTGGAGACCCCGGCTCCCCGGGCCCAGCTCGCCTTCGACGAGGACGACGAGGCACCCGGGGCCCCGGCCGGCACCCCGGCCCTGCTGCGCGTCGTCGCCTTCGGCCGCCGCCTGGAGCTCGGCGCCGACGAGCTCAAGCGCATCCGCCACAACGTCCTGGGCGGCACCGCGCCCGTCAACCTGCTGCGCCCCCGCGCCCGCCGGCTGCTGCTCGACGCGCTGTACGCCAAGTCCGGCGCGGCCGGCCGGCACAGCGACCCCGAGCTCGCCGCCGAACTGCGCTCCTCCTTCGACGAGGACGTGTCCACCGAGGACTCCTTCCTCGCCTTCCTCGACGCCTGGTGGCCCGAGCTCACCCCGCGCCGGGTCCTCGACGCCATGGCGGACGAGAAGCGGCTCGGCCGCTGGGCCCGCCGGATCCTCAACCCCGGCGAGGTCCGCCGGCTCGCCCGCTCGCTGCGCCGCCCCGGGCTGTCCGTGCACGACGTGGCCCTGCTCGACGAGCTCCACACCCTGCTGGGCACCCCGGCGCGGCCCCGCAAGAAGCGGGAGTACGACCCGCTGGACCAGCTCACGGGCCTGGAGGAGCTCATGCCCGTACGGGAGGAGACCCAGCGGGAGCGCGCCGAGCGGCTGGCGGCCGAGCGCACCGAGTACGCGCACGTCATCGTCGACGAGGCCCAGGACCTCACGCCCATGCAGTGGCGGATGGTCGGCCGGCGCGGCCGGCACGCCACCTGGACGGTGGTCGGCGACCCCGCCCAGTCCTCCTGGTCCGACCCGGACGAGGCGGCCGCCGCCCGCGACGAGGCCCTCGGCACCCGGCCGCGCCGCCGCTTCGAGCTCACCGTGAACTACCGCAACCCGGCCGAGATCGCCGAGCTCGCCGCCAAGGTCCTCGCCCTCGCCATGCCCGGCAAGGAATCGCCGAAGGCGGTGCGCTCCACCGGCGTCGAGCCCCGGTTCGTGGCCGTGGGGGACAAGGGCGAGCTGGCCGGAACCGTACGGTCGGAGGCCGAGCGGCTCCTGGAGCGGGTGGACGGCACGGTCGGCGTGGTGGTCGCCATGAACCGGCGGGCGGAGGCCGCCCGCTGGCTCGCCGGCCTCGGCGACCGGGTGGTGGCGCTCGGCTCGCTGGAGGCCAAGGGCCTGGAGTACGACGCCACGGTGGTCGTCTCGCCCGCGGAGATCGCGGACGAGTCGCCGGCCGGCCTGCGGGTGCTCTACGTGGCGCTGACCCGGTCCACCCAGGCGCTGACGGTGGTCTCCGGGGACCGGGACCTGCCCGACGCGGACGGCGTGCCGGACCTGCTGCGCGACTGA
- a CDS encoding NAD-dependent malic enzyme, producing MATAPSVSYSMTVRLEVPASGTAVSQLTTAVESHGGSVTGLDVTASGHEKLRIDVTVAATSTAHAEEIVEQLRGIEGVVLGKVSDRTFLMHLGGKIEMASKHPIRNRDDLSMVYTPGVARVCMAIAENPEDARRLTIKRNSVAVVTDGSAVLGLGNIGPKAALPVMEGKAALFKRFAGIDAWPICLDTQDTDAIVEIVKAIAPGFAGINLEDISAPRCFEIEARLREALDIPVFHDDQHGTAIVVLASLTNALRVVGKGIGDVRVVMSGAGAAGTAILKLLIAAGVKHAVVADIHGVVHAGREDLVDATPDSPLRWIADNTNPEGVTGTLKEAVVGADVFIGVSAPNVLGGEDVAAMADGAIVFALANPDPEVDPAIARQTAAVVATGRSDFPNQINNVLVFPGVFRGLLDAQSRTVNTEMMLAAASALADVVTEDELNPNYIIPSVFNDKVAGAVAGAVRTAAKAAGAGA from the coding sequence ATGGCAACGGCGCCCAGCGTCTCGTACTCGATGACGGTCCGGCTCGAGGTGCCCGCGAGCGGCACCGCGGTCTCGCAGCTCACCACGGCCGTCGAGTCCCACGGCGGTTCCGTCACCGGCCTCGACGTCACCGCTTCCGGTCACGAGAAGCTCCGCATCGACGTCACCGTCGCCGCGACCTCCACCGCGCACGCCGAGGAGATCGTCGAGCAGCTGCGCGGCATCGAGGGCGTCGTGCTCGGCAAGGTCTCCGACCGTACGTTCCTGATGCACCTCGGCGGCAAGATCGAGATGGCGTCGAAGCATCCCATCCGCAACCGTGACGACCTCTCCATGGTCTACACCCCGGGCGTGGCCCGCGTGTGCATGGCGATCGCCGAGAACCCCGAGGACGCCCGCCGCCTCACCATCAAGCGCAACTCCGTCGCGGTCGTGACGGACGGCTCCGCCGTCCTCGGCCTCGGCAACATCGGCCCCAAGGCCGCCCTGCCCGTGATGGAGGGCAAGGCGGCCCTCTTCAAGCGCTTCGCCGGCATCGACGCCTGGCCGATCTGCCTGGACACCCAGGACACCGACGCCATCGTCGAGATCGTCAAGGCCATCGCCCCCGGCTTCGCGGGCATCAACCTGGAGGACATCTCCGCGCCCCGCTGCTTCGAGATCGAGGCCCGGCTGCGCGAGGCCCTCGACATCCCCGTCTTCCACGACGACCAGCACGGCACCGCCATCGTCGTGCTCGCCTCCCTGACCAACGCCCTGCGCGTGGTCGGCAAGGGCATCGGCGACGTACGGGTCGTCATGTCCGGCGCGGGCGCCGCCGGTACGGCCATCCTGAAGCTGCTGATCGCGGCCGGCGTGAAGCACGCGGTCGTCGCCGACATCCACGGCGTCGTCCACGCGGGCCGCGAGGACCTGGTGGACGCCACGCCGGACTCGCCGCTGCGCTGGATCGCCGACAACACCAACCCCGAGGGCGTCACCGGCACCCTCAAGGAGGCCGTCGTCGGCGCCGACGTCTTCATCGGCGTCTCGGCCCCCAACGTGCTGGGCGGCGAGGACGTGGCCGCCATGGCGGACGGCGCCATCGTGTTCGCGCTCGCGAACCCGGACCCCGAGGTGGACCCGGCGATCGCCCGCCAGACCGCCGCCGTCGTCGCCACCGGCCGCTCGGACTTCCCCAACCAGATCAACAACGTGCTGGTGTTCCCGGGCGTCTTCCGCGGCCTGCTCGACGCCCAGTCCCGCACGGTGAACACGGAGATGATGCTGGCCGCCGCCAGCGCCCTCGCCGACGTCGTCACCGAGGACGAGCTCAACCCGAACTACATCATCCCGTCGGTCTTCAACGACAAGGTCGCGGGCGCGGTCGCGGGCGCGGTGCGCACCGCGGCGAAGGCGGCGGGCGCGGGCGCCTGA
- a CDS encoding HU family DNA-binding protein, with translation MNRSELVAALADRAEVTRKDADAVLAALAETVGEVVAKGDEKVTIPGFLTFERTHRAARTARNPQTGDPIDIPAGYSVKVSAGSKLKEAAKGK, from the coding sequence ATGAACCGCAGTGAGCTGGTGGCCGCCCTGGCCGACCGCGCCGAGGTGACCCGCAAGGACGCCGACGCCGTGCTGGCCGCGCTCGCCGAGACCGTCGGCGAGGTCGTCGCCAAGGGTGACGAGAAGGTCACCATCCCCGGCTTCCTGACCTTCGAGCGCACCCACCGTGCCGCTCGCACCGCTCGTAACCCGCAGACCGGCGACCCGATCGACATCCCGGCCGGTTACAGCGTGAAGGTCTCCGCGGGCTCGAAGCTCAAGGAAGCCGCCAAGGGCAAGTAA
- the murA gene encoding UDP-N-acetylglucosamine 1-carboxyvinyltransferase, which translates to MTGTDDVLLVHGGTPLEGEIRVRGAKNLVPKAMVAALLGSEPSRLRNVPDIRDVRVVRGLLQLHGVTVRPGEEPGELIMDPTHVESANVADIDAHAGSSRIPILFCGPLLHRLGHAFIPGLGGCDIGGRPIDFHFDVLRKFGATIEKRADGQYLEAPQRLRGTKIRLPYPSVGATEQVLLTAVLAEGVTELSNAAVEPEIEDLICVLQKMGAIIAMDTDRTIRITGVDKLGGYNHHALSDRLEAASWASAALATEGDIYVRGAQQRSMMTFLNTYRKVGGAFEIDDEGIRFWHPGGSLNAIALETDVHPGFQTDWQQPLVVALTQASGLSIVHETVYESRLGFTSALNQMGAHIQLYRECLGGSDCRFGQRNFLHSAVVSGPTRLQGADLVIPDLRGGFSYLIAALAAQGTSRVHGIDLINRGYENFMEKLVELGAKVELPGSALV; encoded by the coding sequence ATGACCGGCACAGACGATGTCCTGCTTGTCCACGGCGGCACCCCGCTGGAGGGCGAGATCCGCGTCCGCGGCGCGAAGAACCTCGTGCCCAAGGCGATGGTCGCCGCCCTGCTCGGCAGTGAGCCGAGCCGACTGCGCAACGTGCCCGACATCCGTGACGTCCGCGTGGTCCGCGGACTGCTCCAGCTGCACGGTGTGACGGTCCGTCCCGGCGAGGAGCCGGGCGAGCTGATCATGGATCCGACCCACGTCGAGTCCGCCAACGTGGCCGACATCGACGCCCACGCCGGCTCCTCCCGCATCCCGATCCTCTTCTGCGGCCCGCTGCTGCACCGCCTCGGCCACGCCTTCATCCCGGGCCTGGGCGGCTGTGACATCGGCGGCCGGCCGATCGACTTCCACTTCGACGTGCTGCGCAAGTTCGGCGCGACGATCGAGAAGCGGGCGGACGGGCAGTACCTGGAGGCGCCGCAGCGCCTGCGCGGCACCAAGATCCGCCTGCCGTACCCCTCCGTCGGCGCGACCGAGCAGGTGCTGCTCACCGCCGTCCTGGCGGAGGGCGTCACCGAGCTGTCCAACGCCGCCGTGGAGCCCGAGATCGAGGACCTCATCTGCGTGCTGCAGAAGATGGGCGCGATCATCGCCATGGACACCGACCGGACCATCCGGATCACCGGTGTCGACAAGCTCGGCGGCTACAACCACCACGCCCTGTCCGACCGCCTGGAGGCGGCCTCCTGGGCGTCGGCGGCGCTCGCCACCGAGGGCGACATCTACGTGCGCGGCGCGCAGCAGCGCTCGATGATGACCTTCCTCAACACGTACCGGAAGGTCGGCGGCGCCTTCGAGATCGACGACGAGGGCATCCGCTTCTGGCACCCGGGCGGTTCGCTCAACGCCATCGCCCTGGAGACGGACGTGCACCCCGGCTTCCAGACCGACTGGCAGCAGCCGCTGGTGGTGGCGCTCACCCAGGCCTCGGGCCTGTCCATCGTCCACGAGACGGTGTACGAGTCGCGGCTCGGCTTCACCTCCGCGCTGAACCAGATGGGTGCGCACATCCAGCTGTACCGCGAGTGCCTTGGCGGCTCGGACTGCCGCTTCGGCCAGCGCAACTTCCTGCACTCGGCGGTCGTCAGCGGCCCGACCCGGCTCCAGGGCGCGGACCTGGTCATCCCGGACCTGCGCGGCGGCTTCTCGTACCTGATCGCGGCCCTCGCGGCGCAGGGCACCAGCCGGGTGCACGGCATCGACCTGATCAACCGCGGCTACGAGAACTTCATGGAGAAGCTCGTGGAGCTCGGCGCGAAGGTCGAGCTTCCGGGCAGCGCGCTCGTCTAA
- a CDS encoding YqgE/AlgH family protein — MTEVSSLTGRLLVATPALADPNFDRAVVLLLDHDDEGSLGVVLNRPTPVTVGDILAPWADLAGEPGVVFQGGPVSLDAALGIAVIPGDEGPLGWRRVHGAIGLVDLETPPELLGPAIGALRIFAGYAGWGPGQLEDELGDGAWYVVESEPGDISSPRPETLWRQVLRRQRGDLAMVATYPDDPSLN; from the coding sequence ATGACCGAGGTGTCCTCGCTCACAGGACGGCTGCTCGTCGCCACGCCCGCGCTGGCCGACCCCAACTTCGACCGCGCGGTGGTCCTGCTGCTCGACCACGACGACGAGGGCTCCCTCGGCGTGGTCCTCAACCGGCCCACACCGGTGACCGTCGGCGACATCCTCGCCCCGTGGGCCGACCTGGCCGGCGAACCCGGCGTCGTCTTCCAGGGCGGCCCGGTGTCCCTCGACGCCGCCCTCGGCATCGCCGTCATCCCCGGCGACGAGGGTCCGCTCGGCTGGCGCCGGGTGCACGGGGCGATCGGCCTGGTCGACCTGGAGACCCCGCCCGAGCTCCTCGGCCCCGCCATCGGCGCCCTGCGGATCTTCGCCGGCTACGCGGGCTGGGGCCCGGGACAGCTGGAGGACGAGCTCGGCGACGGCGCCTGGTACGTGGTGGAGTCCGAGCCGGGCGACATCTCCTCCCCGCGCCCCGAGACCCTCTGGCGCCAGGTCCTCCGCCGTCAGCGCGGCGACCTTGCGATGGTCGCCACCTACCCGGACGACCCTTCGCTGAACTGA
- a CDS encoding DUF3039 domain-containing protein encodes MSTLEPERGAGTGTLVEPTPQVSNGDGDHERYAHYVQKDKIMASALDGTPVVALCGKVWVPGRDPKKYPVCPMCKEIYDSMGAGGDKDKGKGGGKDK; translated from the coding sequence ATGAGCACTCTCGAGCCCGAGCGCGGGGCAGGTACGGGGACCCTCGTCGAGCCGACGCCGCAGGTGTCCAACGGTGACGGCGACCACGAGCGCTACGCCCACTACGTCCAGAAGGACAAGATCATGGCGAGCGCCCTCGACGGCACTCCCGTGGTGGCACTGTGCGGCAAGGTCTGGGTACCGGGGCGCGACCCGAAGAAGTACCCGGTCTGCCCGATGTGCAAGGAGATCTACGACTCCATGGGCGCCGGCGGCGACAAGGACAAGGGCAAGGGCGGCGGCAAGGACAAGTAG
- a CDS encoding extracellular solute-binding protein: MKLPARLAVLPAALLTLAALAATACAPQTSGGTATTDDKTGTLRVWLFQEVDNTPKRQVVDQAVAAFERRHEGVEVEVEYIPVDTRAQRIKAAFNDPASAPDLVEYGNTDTAGYVKDGGLADVTAEFGAWPDARDTDPTARSSVTVGSKVYGAPLFVGVRALYYRTDVFAELGLTAPRTQAELVTTAKRIRKARPELYGIAVGGAYTYGALPFVWAHGGELATGEGTSYRSALAGPAARKGISTYTSLFGDDNCPAAKCAQMGGNATVAAFASGKAAMAIGGDFSHAAVEAGAVKGKYAVVPLPGTTPGSIAPAFAGGNNLGVLKSTTHRTLAVDLMKSLAGKETQARLFDAMGFLPTYTDVRQEAARKEPFVKPFIDTLGAGTKFVPASPGWGRIDAEQVLPTMFQEIVSGRKDVETASADAAKKMDAAFAATAR; the protein is encoded by the coding sequence GTGAAGCTTCCTGCCCGCCTCGCCGTCCTGCCCGCCGCCCTGCTGACCCTGGCCGCCCTCGCCGCCACCGCCTGCGCCCCGCAGACCTCCGGCGGCACCGCCACCACCGACGACAAGACCGGCACCCTGCGCGTCTGGCTCTTCCAGGAGGTCGACAACACGCCCAAGCGACAGGTCGTCGACCAGGCCGTCGCCGCCTTCGAGCGGCGGCACGAGGGCGTGGAGGTCGAGGTCGAGTACATCCCCGTCGACACCCGCGCCCAGCGCATCAAGGCCGCCTTCAACGACCCCGCGTCCGCGCCCGACCTCGTCGAGTACGGCAACACCGACACCGCCGGCTACGTCAAGGACGGCGGACTCGCCGACGTCACCGCCGAGTTCGGCGCCTGGCCCGACGCCAGGGACACCGACCCCACCGCCCGCTCCTCCGTCACCGTCGGCTCGAAGGTCTACGGCGCCCCGCTCTTCGTCGGCGTCCGCGCCCTCTACTACCGCACCGACGTCTTCGCCGAACTCGGCCTCACCGCCCCCCGGACCCAGGCCGAACTCGTCACCACCGCGAAGAGGATCCGCAAGGCCAGGCCCGAGCTGTACGGGATCGCCGTCGGCGGCGCGTACACCTACGGCGCCCTGCCCTTCGTCTGGGCCCACGGCGGGGAACTCGCCACCGGCGAGGGGACCTCCTACCGGTCCGCGCTCGCCGGCCCGGCCGCCCGCAAGGGCATCAGCACCTACACCTCGCTCTTCGGCGACGACAACTGCCCGGCCGCCAAGTGCGCCCAGATGGGCGGCAACGCCACCGTCGCCGCCTTCGCCTCCGGCAAGGCCGCCATGGCCATCGGCGGCGACTTCAGCCACGCCGCCGTCGAGGCGGGCGCGGTCAAGGGGAAGTACGCGGTCGTGCCGCTGCCCGGCACCACCCCCGGCTCCATCGCCCCCGCCTTCGCGGGCGGGAACAACCTCGGCGTCCTCAAGAGCACCACCCACCGCACCCTCGCCGTCGACCTGATGAAGTCCCTGGCCGGCAAGGAGACCCAGGCCCGGCTCTTCGACGCCATGGGCTTCCTGCCCACCTACACCGACGTCCGGCAGGAGGCGGCCCGCAAGGAGCCGTTCGTGAAGCCCTTCATCGACACCCTCGGCGCCGGCACGAAGTTCGTCCCCGCCTCGCCCGGCTGGGGCCGGATCGACGCCGAACAGGTCCTGCCGACCATGTTCCAGGAGATCGTCAGCGGCCGTAAGGACGTCGAGACCGCCTCCGCCGACGCGGCGAAGAAGATGGACGCGGCCTTCGCCGCGACCGCCCGCTGA
- a CDS encoding sugar ABC transporter permease yields MAPTTTAPGSAVRQAGETDPAHPPAPAPRRAARRGGSAWTPWLYLLPALAVLGGLLVYPIYQLGLISFLEYTQAQVSGGEPTSFRGLANYTTLFADPQFRQVLLATVLFAAACVVTTLVVGCALAVLLTRVRALPRLALMLAALGAWATPAVTGSTVWVFLFDPDHGPVNRVLGLGDFSWTYGRYSAFALVLAEVVWCSFPFVMVTVYAGIRAVPAEVLEAAALDGASQWRIWRSVTAPVLRPILVVVTIQSVIWDFKVFTQIYVMTGGGGIAGQNLVLNVYAYQKAFASSQYSLGAAIGVVMLLILLAVTLLHLRLLRRQGEEL; encoded by the coding sequence ATGGCACCCACCACGACCGCACCCGGAAGCGCCGTTCGGCAGGCCGGGGAAACCGACCCCGCGCACCCTCCCGCCCCCGCGCCCCGCCGGGCCGCCCGCCGCGGCGGCTCCGCCTGGACCCCCTGGCTCTATCTGCTCCCCGCCCTCGCCGTCCTCGGCGGGCTCCTCGTCTACCCGATCTACCAACTCGGCCTGATCTCGTTCCTGGAGTACACCCAGGCCCAGGTCAGCGGCGGCGAACCCACCTCCTTCCGGGGCCTCGCCAACTACACGACCCTCTTCGCCGACCCCCAGTTCCGGCAGGTCCTCCTCGCCACCGTCCTCTTCGCCGCCGCCTGCGTGGTCACCACCCTCGTCGTCGGCTGCGCCCTCGCCGTCCTCCTCACCCGCGTCCGCGCACTGCCCCGGCTCGCCCTGATGCTGGCCGCGCTCGGGGCCTGGGCCACCCCCGCCGTCACCGGCTCCACCGTCTGGGTCTTCCTCTTCGACCCCGACCACGGGCCGGTCAACCGGGTCCTCGGCCTCGGCGACTTCTCCTGGACCTACGGGCGCTACAGCGCCTTCGCCCTGGTCCTGGCGGAGGTCGTCTGGTGCTCGTTCCCCTTCGTGATGGTCACCGTCTACGCCGGCATCAGGGCCGTCCCCGCCGAGGTCCTGGAGGCCGCCGCCCTCGACGGCGCCTCCCAGTGGCGGATCTGGCGGTCCGTCACCGCGCCCGTGCTCCGGCCGATCCTCGTCGTCGTCACCATCCAGTCGGTCATCTGGGACTTCAAGGTCTTCACCCAGATCTACGTGATGACCGGGGGCGGCGGCATCGCCGGCCAGAACCTGGTCCTCAACGTGTACGCCTACCAGAAGGCGTTCGCCTCCTCCCAGTACAGCCTGGGCGCGGCGATCGGCGTGGTCATGCTGCTCATCCTGCTGGCCGTGACCCTGCTCCACCTCCGCCTGCTGCGCCGCCAGGGAGAAGAACTGTGA